The Leucobacter rhizosphaerae genome includes a region encoding these proteins:
- a CDS encoding YtxH domain-containing protein, whose product MKRGIAIDAGGNMKGKIAFVLGAAVGYVLGTRAGRERYEQIKRGAQNVWNTEPVQRGVGAVRDAAQGKVDELKASVVRAGKDAFAAFTKVADDAAPARPAPVRQAPTKPAAAKSAAAKSAAGKSSASTSSSPAESGTPVTARTGGADDVTVTEGGTA is encoded by the coding sequence GTGAAACGAGGAATCGCCATCGATGCGGGAGGCAACATGAAGGGCAAGATCGCATTCGTGCTCGGCGCGGCTGTCGGATACGTGCTCGGAACTCGCGCCGGGCGCGAGCGTTACGAGCAGATCAAGCGCGGCGCGCAGAACGTCTGGAACACGGAGCCCGTGCAGCGCGGTGTCGGCGCGGTTCGCGACGCGGCGCAGGGCAAGGTCGATGAGCTGAAGGCGTCGGTCGTGCGCGCGGGCAAGGACGCATTCGCCGCATTCACGAAGGTCGCAGACGACGCGGCGCCCGCGCGGCCCGCTCCGGTTCGTCAGGCCCCCACCAAGCCAGCTGCCGCGAAGTCCGCTGCCGCGAAGTCCGCTGCCGGGAAATCCTCAGCATCGACGTCGTCGTCCCCCGCCGAGTCCGGCACGCCGGTGACGGCGCGCACCGGCGGCGCGGACGACGTCACCGTCACGGAGGGCGGCACCGCATGA
- a CDS encoding phage holin family protein, with product MSRKKDQPGTFELLTQLPQQIVTLAKVEYDNAKREIVSKAKKAGIGAGSIVIALFFLFFMLEALVIAAIAALALVWPWWLAALVVAAGLLLLAAAAIFAGIALIRRGNPVPEETLDRVGHDLAAMSEVRVNAEPSVPRSSPQRMPQAGAEGNWR from the coding sequence ATGAGCCGGAAGAAGGATCAGCCGGGCACCTTCGAGCTACTCACGCAGCTGCCGCAGCAGATCGTCACCCTCGCGAAGGTCGAGTACGACAACGCCAAGCGCGAGATCGTCTCCAAGGCCAAAAAGGCGGGGATCGGTGCGGGATCCATCGTCATCGCACTGTTCTTCCTGTTCTTCATGCTCGAGGCGCTCGTGATCGCGGCGATCGCGGCGCTCGCGCTCGTCTGGCCGTGGTGGCTCGCCGCGCTCGTCGTCGCGGCAGGCCTGCTGCTGCTCGCGGCTGCGGCGATCTTCGCGGGCATCGCGCTGATCCGCCGTGGCAACCCCGTCCCCGAGGAGACCCTCGATCGGGTCGGGCACGATCTGGCCGCGATGAGCGAGGTGCGCGTCAACGCGGAGCCGTCGGTGCCGCGTTCGTCGCCGCAGCGCATGCCGCAAGCCGGAGCAGAGGGGAACTGGCGATGA